In Pseudomonas sp. Leaf58, one DNA window encodes the following:
- a CDS encoding response regulator encodes MLQFGQKSFLIVDDFTDFRTSTRSMLRELGVRDVDTADSGEQALRMCAQKRYDFILQDFHLGDGKKNGQQVLEDLIIDKHISHECVFIMVTAESSQAIVLSAIEHEPDAYLTKPFNRVGLAQRVEKLYQRKTLLKPILQALDRNRPAEVLAACAELCKRDPRLAPLCLRYRADALRNLNRFDELEKFLKAILASRPQPWVYAALGSLMHKRGQNAQAQGVYEQALKAFPIMPGLYDGMAEVLVAQGDTRRAQNLLEEAVRLSPLSVRRQSTLGKLALENEDFESASKAFRHAVNQGQSSRYKDAENNLGLVQALMSKNAGFGLDARTRVEINTTLSEVAKENPEDQGLQVRARMMKAASLQQAGDPETAAKLTEQAIQRLDKMNQFFSVDSALTVAAQLQAMGQEAAAIGVLKNCVESYGDDPKVMEKVGKLTDDPSVLNAITEAVTLNRQGVRSYQGGQLGEALQMFRKALGMQPKNISIALNTAQALLRIGGDNPQPAIMQECRDALTSVAGIPASDNRYDRYRKLHIRVFGA; translated from the coding sequence ATGCTGCAGTTCGGGCAAAAGAGCTTTCTGATCGTCGACGACTTTACCGACTTCCGCACGTCGACCCGTTCCATGCTGCGCGAGTTGGGCGTGCGCGATGTGGACACCGCCGACAGCGGCGAGCAGGCGCTGCGCATGTGTGCGCAGAAACGCTATGACTTCATTCTGCAGGACTTCCACCTGGGCGATGGCAAGAAGAACGGCCAGCAGGTGCTCGAAGACCTGATCATCGACAAGCACATCAGTCATGAGTGCGTGTTCATCATGGTCACGGCCGAGAGCAGCCAGGCCATTGTGCTCAGTGCCATCGAGCACGAGCCCGATGCGTACCTGACCAAGCCGTTCAACCGGGTTGGCCTGGCCCAGCGCGTCGAGAAACTGTACCAGCGCAAGACCTTGCTCAAGCCAATTCTGCAGGCGCTGGACCGCAATCGCCCGGCCGAAGTGCTGGCAGCGTGCGCCGAGCTGTGCAAGCGGGACCCTCGCCTGGCCCCGCTGTGCCTGCGTTACCGGGCCGACGCCCTGCGCAATCTCAACCGCTTCGACGAACTGGAGAAGTTCCTCAAGGCCATTCTGGCTAGCCGCCCGCAGCCGTGGGTGTATGCGGCGTTGGGCAGCCTGATGCACAAGCGTGGCCAGAACGCGCAGGCCCAGGGTGTGTATGAGCAAGCGCTCAAGGCGTTCCCGATCATGCCAGGCCTGTACGATGGCATGGCCGAGGTGCTGGTGGCCCAGGGCGATACCCGGCGTGCGCAAAACTTGCTTGAAGAAGCCGTGCGCCTGTCGCCACTGTCGGTGCGCCGGCAGTCGACACTGGGCAAGCTGGCGCTGGAAAACGAAGACTTCGAGAGCGCATCGAAGGCATTCCGGCATGCGGTGAACCAGGGGCAGAGCTCGCGCTACAAGGATGCTGAAAACAACCTTGGCTTGGTGCAGGCGCTGATGAGCAAGAACGCAGGTTTTGGCCTGGATGCGCGCACCCGGGTCGAGATCAATACCACGCTCAGCGAAGTGGCCAAGGAAAACCCCGAGGACCAAGGCCTGCAGGTACGCGCGCGGATGATGAAGGCCGCCAGCCTGCAGCAGGCTGGCGACCCGGAAACGGCCGCCAAGCTGACCGAGCAGGCGATTCAACGCTTGGACAAGATGAACCAGTTCTTCTCGGTCGATTCGGCCCTGACCGTTGCCGCGCAGTTGCAGGCCATGGGCCAGGAAGCTGCCGCCATCGGCGTGCTGAAGAACTGTGTGGAAAGTTATGGCGATGACCCCAAGGTCATGGAAAAAGTGGGCAAGCTGACGGACGACCCCAGCGTGCTCAACGCCATCACCGAAGCGGTCACCCTCAACCGCCAGGGTGTGCGCAGTTACCAGGGAGGCCAGCTCGGCGAGGCGTTGCAGATGTTCCGCAAGGCACTGGGTATGCAGCCGAAGAACATCAGCATCGCCCTCAACACCGCCCAGGCGCTGCTGCGCATTGGTGGTGACAACCCTCAGCCCGCGATCATGCAGGAATGCCGCGACGCCTTGACCAGCGTGGCCGGTATCCCCGCCAGCGACAACCGCTACGACCGCTACCGCAAACTGCACATCCGAGTGTTCGGCGCATGA